In Calonectris borealis chromosome 8, bCalBor7.hap1.2, whole genome shotgun sequence, a single genomic region encodes these proteins:
- the FOXE3 gene encoding forkhead box protein E3, which yields MNAAGFPCLRGMCTLPAPSPAAAASPGSPGPPRGSPPAGQAPPVKPEPRGGGGSPPPPPPEEPPPPAGGRRRKRPVQRGKPPYSYIALIAMAIANAAERKLTLGGIYKFITERFPFYRENPKKWQNSIRHNLTLNDCFVKIPREPGHPGKGNYWTLDPAAEDMFDNGSFLRRRKRFKRTDITTYPGYMQNSSAFTPPPAGRPTAPTAPYPNTLCSPGYGPQLSSTVFHPYAAGAAPPAQHPRMFSIDSLISGQQALQPSPPAELGHPSLSLPGAELAPACSAGSSEPPCFQAQPVSPGLLGRAGPNTLAYPYAASPPHLPVTQGSYSPGSPQLYGAPNRLALPAMRPPACAEHGEQLLGLSASPLGQFGSSNAYMRQPNFPAGLERYM from the coding sequence ATGAACGCGGCCGGCTTCCCCTGCCTGCGAGGCATGTGCACGCTGCCggcgcccagccccgccgccgcggccagccccggctcccccgggccgccccgggggTCTCCCCCCGCCGGCCAGGCGCCGCCGGTGAAGCCGGAGCCGCGGGGCGGTGggggcagcccgccgccgccaccccccgaggagccgccgccccccgccgggggCCGCCGGAGGAAGCGGCCGGTGCAGCGGGGCAAACCCCCCTACTCCTACATTGCCCTCATCGCCATGGCCATCGCCAACGCCGCCGAGAGGAAGCTCACCTTGGGGGGCATCTACAAGTTCATCACCGAGCGCTTCCCCTTCTACCGGGAGAACCCCAAGAAGTGGCAGAATAGCATCCGCCACAACCTCACCCTCAACGATTGCTTTGTCAAGATCCCCCGGGAACCTGGCCATCCCGGCAAGGGCAACTACTGGACGCTGGACCCAGCCGCCGAGGACATGTTTGACAATGGGAGCTTCCTGCGCCGGAGGAAGCGCTTCAAGCGCACCGACATCACCACCTACCCTGGCTACATGCAAAACTCCAGCGCCTTcacgcccccgcccgccggccgccccacggcaccaacagcaccCTACCCCAACACCCTCTGCTCACCCGGCTATGGCCCCCAGCTCTCCAGCACCGTTTTCCACCCCTACGCAGCCGGGGCAGCACCGCCGGCACAGCATCCCAGGATGTTCAGCATCGATAGCCTCATCAGCGGGCAGCAGGCCCTGCAGCCCTCGCCGCCCGCCGAGCTGGGCCACCCATCGCTGAGCTTGCCCGGGGCCGAGCTGGCTCCCGCCTGCTCTGCCGGCAGCTCTGAGCCTCCCTGCTTCCAGGCGCAGCCCGTCAGCCCCGGCTTGTTGGGCCGGGCTGGCCCCAACACCCTGGCTTACCCCTACGCCGCCTCGCCTCCCCACCTGCCCGTGACGCAGGGCAGCTACTCACCCGGCAGCCCGCAGCTCTACGGGGCTCCCAACAGACTGGCCCTGCCGGCCATGCGGCCCCCCGCCTGCGCAGAGCACGGCgagcagctcctggggctctCCGCGTCACCCCTCGGCCAGTTCGGCTCCAGCAACGCTTACATGAGGCAGCCCAATTTCCCCGCCGGCCTGGAGCGGTACATGTGA